A stretch of Paenibacillus mucilaginosus 3016 DNA encodes these proteins:
- a CDS encoding CBO0543 family protein, with protein sequence MDRQQLNEQLADLFQQLFAVHLSLVKLWRSEIFLHWDWWLTLALTVLPWLLWIPLRQKDSTSRLLHAGFFVLIITSWLDFMGLMFGAWYYGGLLIPTMPTYIPYDFCLFPVIVMLLLQYKPQAPVWIKAAAFGLFCSYIGEPLLHVLGLYFMTWWRYSYSIPIYTLIYAAAHWISRRRSFQPLQS encoded by the coding sequence ATGGACCGACAGCAGCTCAATGAACAATTAGCCGACCTCTTCCAACAACTCTTTGCAGTCCATCTGTCTTTAGTCAAGCTGTGGCGTTCGGAGATCTTCCTGCATTGGGACTGGTGGCTCACTCTTGCCCTGACGGTGCTGCCCTGGCTGCTGTGGATCCCGCTGCGGCAGAAAGACAGCACCTCCCGGCTGCTCCATGCCGGATTCTTTGTCCTGATCATTACATCCTGGCTGGATTTCATGGGCCTGATGTTCGGCGCATGGTATTATGGCGGACTGCTGATTCCCACCATGCCCACCTATATTCCCTACGACTTCTGTCTTTTTCCGGTGATCGTCATGCTGCTTCTCCAATACAAGCCCCAAGCGCCCGTCTGGATCAAGGCAGCCGCCTTCGGATTATTCTGTTCTTATATCGGGGAGCCCCTTCTCCATGTCCTCGGCTTGTATTTTATGACCTGGTGGAGATACAGCTACTCCATCCCCATCTACACCCTGATCTATGCTGCCGCTCATTGGATCAGCAGACGCCGTTCCTTTCAACCTCTTCAATCCTGA